The following nucleotide sequence is from Acidimicrobiales bacterium.
GTCGACTGCGGCGGCGCCGCCGGGGTCGACGTCCGGGGCAACCGGATCGGCCGCCGCTGGGTCGGCGAGGTGCCGATCATGCGCTGCCCGACGGCGTCCGGCAACGTCTGGGCCGACACCGGCGCCCCCGTGGGCTGACCCGGCCGCGAACGCCCGGCCGGCGGGTGTCGAGAGCATCCCCGGTGGCGGGTAGCTTCTCCTCAGTCATCTCAACGAGGAGATCCATGGCTGGGGAGGCCGACTTCGACGGCTGGTACCGCGATCAGTATTCCCGGGTGGTCGCGCTCCTCTACGTCGTGACCGGCGACGTCCCGGCAGCCGAAGCGGCCGCCGCCGAGACCTTCGTGCGTGCCTTCGAGCGCTGGGAGCGCGTCCGCACGATGGAGTCCGGGCGCTGGCTGTACTCCACGGCGCTCGCCTGCGCCGGCCGGGAGGACCGGTGGCGTCGCCTCCCGTGGCGCTCGCGACCGGACGCCGACGCACCGCCTGCCGCCCCACCGGCGATCTTCGCCCCCGAGGTCTGGGACGCCGTGCGGAGGCTCACGCGGGAGGAGCGCACCGTCGTCGCCCTGCGCTACGTGCTCGACCTGCCCGAGGCGGAGGTCGGCCTGGTGATGGGCCTGCCCCGAGGCGCGGCGTCCTCCCTCCTCGCCGTGGCCCGGCGGAACGTGGCGGTGCTCGCCACGCCCCCGGCGCCGGAGGAGCCCGTCGACCACCCCGACGAGCTCCCCGAACCCCCGCGCCCTCAGAACCTCCCGTTGTAGGCGGCCGCGGCGTTGGGGTTCCCGCAGGCGGCGGTCAGGCTCGACCGGGCGTTGCCGGCGGTGCAGCCGTCGTCGAAGTAGGCCTCGGCGACGAGTCGCCCGCCGCTCTCGACGTCGTGGGCGGCGAACCAGTCGAGCTGGAGCTGTATGTAGAGGGCGTTGTCCCCGCCGACGGGCTTGCTGTGCTCGCTGGAGACGCCCCACTCGAGCACCGACATCCACTTGCCGTGCGCCTTGGCGAACTCGTGCACGGCGTTGAGGCCGTGGGTGCCGTTGGCCCGGGCGTCGAAGGCGGCCTGCGTGGGTGCGGCCGGATACCAGTCGTAGTCGTGGATGCCGACGATGTCGACGTACTCGTCGCCCGGGTAGCAGTTGAAGGCGTTGCCGCCACAACGGCTCGCGGGCGTGCCGTGGCCGTTCATGGTCCAGTCGATCAGCACGTCGGGCGCCGTCGAGCCGATGGCGGTCGACGCCTTGCGGAAGCACTCCTTCCACTGCTCGGTGTTCGTGGCGTTCCACCAGAACCCGTAGTCGCCGTTGAACTCCCAGCCGAGCTGCACGATCGAGTTGCCCCGGCCGCCGCCCACCAGCGAGCGGCCGAACGTGGCCCACTGGCCGTCGTACTGGCCCCCGGCGCACGCCGCCAGGTTCCCGCTCTTGGGGAACAGCGGGACGGCGACGGCGAACCGGCCCTCGAAGCCGGCGAAGTTGCCGTAGATGAACGAGCCCGGGCCGACGATGGTGTCCCAGGAGCTGCGGTCCGGGAACACCTTGGCCACGTCGAGCGGGCGGCCGCGCCAGGTGCCGAACGCGTCGTAGGTCTGCCGGGTCTGGTTGTGGTGGCCGAGGCCGCTCGCCCACGTCAGACCGCTGCGGTTGCCGGTGATCGGCGCCGCGCCGGGTCCGGGCCCGGGCGGCGGCGGAGCGGTCGAGGGCGGCGGCTCCTCGCCCGGCGGTTCGGTGGTCGGCGGCGCCGTGGTGGACGGCGGGGGCGGCTCCTCGCCCGGTGCCCCGCCGGTGACCTCGGCCCGGTCGAACGTGACGGCCGAACCGTCGGCCGAGGCGGGGTTGCGCCGCTCGGTCATCGTGAGCACCAGCGTGTGGGTGCCGGCGGCCAGCTCAGAAGAGCGGAACACCTCCACGGGTGCCTCGGACTCGGGCGACGCGTAGTAGTCGACGTCGACCGGCTCGCCCTCGTCGACGGCGACGGTCGCCACGTGCGCCCAGGGCTCCTTCACCCCGAACAGCGCCACGCCGGTCCCCGAGAACCGCAGGGTCGCGGTCGCACCCACGTCCTGGGTCCACTGGTAGGTGCCGTCCGGCGCCTTGGCGCAGGTGGTCGTGCACGCCTCCCAGCCGTCGGAGAGCTCCACCTGCCCGACCTCGGTCCCCGTGTCCGTGTCCTGGATCACGGTGACGTCGCCGGCCGGTGCCTCCCCGGTCGACGGCGGCGTCGGTGCCGACGGGTCGGGCCCCGCGTCGCCGTCGGCCGCCACCGTCGGGCCGCCGCAGCTCAGCAGGGTGGCGACCACCATGGGCGCCAGCAATGACCGCAGTCGTCGTCGCATCTTTCTTCCGCTCCCCATTCGCTCGTGGCAACATCCACGCCGTGCCCCACCAAGTCCCGGACCGGCAGGAGCCCTTACGCCCCGCCGACATAAGGGATCCGGCAGCGTCGTGACTTGAGGGAGCGGTGCCGGACATCTCCGACTTCGAGAAGTGGTTCAGCGAGCGCTACGGATCCCTCGTGGCGGCGCTGACCGTCGTGCTGGGCGACGCGCACGCCGCCGAGGAGTCGTCCGCGGAGGCGTTCGTGCGCGCCTACGAGCGCTGGGACCGCGTGCGGCGCATGGAGTCGCCGGGCGGTTGGCTCTACCAGGTGGCCCTCAACCACGCCCGGCGACGGGCCCGGCGCCAGGTCCGCGAGCGCGAGCTGCTCACCCGGTTCCGGCCCCGTGACGGCGGCCCCATCACCCTCGAGCCCGAGCTGTGGGCGGCCGTGCGGGAGCTGACCGACCGCCAGCGCACCGCGATCGCGCTCCGCTACGTGCTGGACCTGCCCGAGACCGAGGTGGCCGAGGTGATGGGGGTGGCCCGGGGCACCGCCTCCGCCACGCTGGCCACCGCCCGACGCCGGCTGGAGGCGTTGCTCGCGCCCCTCACGGTCGAGCCGGCGCCGGAGACCTGCTGATGGTCGACCTCCGGACCGGCCTGCGTCCCCGCGAGGACCTGGCCCCGCTCCCGCCGCCGGTCGGCGAGATCGTGGCCCGCGCCCGCCGCAACAAGGCCCGGCGCCGGCTGACGGTCGCCGTGTCGGCGCTGGGGGCGGTGGCGCTGCTCGGCGTCGTGGTGAGCACGGTCGGCAGCGACACCGGGGAGCCCCCCACCCGCACGGGGGGCCTGACGGCGGAGGCGCCCGACACCACGGTGGCGACCACGAGCCCGTCGTCCCC
It contains:
- a CDS encoding sigma factor-like helix-turn-helix DNA-binding protein, translating into MAGEADFDGWYRDQYSRVVALLYVVTGDVPAAEAAAAETFVRAFERWERVRTMESGRWLYSTALACAGREDRWRRLPWRSRPDADAPPAAPPAIFAPEVWDAVRRLTREERTVVALRYVLDLPEAEVGLVMGLPRGAASSLLAVARRNVAVLATPPAPEEPVDHPDELPEPPRPQNLPL
- a CDS encoding glycosyl hydrolase → MRRRLRSLLAPMVVATLLSCGGPTVAADGDAGPDPSAPTPPSTGEAPAGDVTVIQDTDTGTEVGQVELSDGWEACTTTCAKAPDGTYQWTQDVGATATLRFSGTGVALFGVKEPWAHVATVAVDEGEPVDVDYYASPESEAPVEVFRSSELAAGTHTLVLTMTERRNPASADGSAVTFDRAEVTGGAPGEEPPPPSTTAPPTTEPPGEEPPPSTAPPPPGPGPGAAPITGNRSGLTWASGLGHHNQTRQTYDAFGTWRGRPLDVAKVFPDRSSWDTIVGPGSFIYGNFAGFEGRFAVAVPLFPKSGNLAACAGGQYDGQWATFGRSLVGGGRGNSIVQLGWEFNGDYGFWWNATNTEQWKECFRKASTAIGSTAPDVLIDWTMNGHGTPASRCGGNAFNCYPGDEYVDIVGIHDYDWYPAAPTQAAFDARANGTHGLNAVHEFAKAHGKWMSVLEWGVSSEHSKPVGGDNALYIQLQLDWFAAHDVESGGRLVAEAYFDDGCTAGNARSSLTAACGNPNAAAAYNGRF
- a CDS encoding sigma-70 family RNA polymerase sigma factor; the protein is MPDISDFEKWFSERYGSLVAALTVVLGDAHAAEESSAEAFVRAYERWDRVRRMESPGGWLYQVALNHARRRARRQVRERELLTRFRPRDGGPITLEPELWAAVRELTDRQRTAIALRYVLDLPETEVAEVMGVARGTASATLATARRRLEALLAPLTVEPAPETC